In one Pseudoclavibacter sp. Marseille-Q3772 genomic region, the following are encoded:
- a CDS encoding uroporphyrinogen-III synthase, whose product MPTVVLLSDGDWVEPTRALLERDGVAVEVIPLIGFVAGDAAGMMTAAEQLRRGAFQWLVVTSPRAVHALAAAAGSLTVPEQTRVATVGDATAEALAQYGVATDFVPTEHTARALVAQWPDDRNRLCVLWPHSEIARPTVRDGMLAIGAALTDVIAYRTVPRELTAQQRATITAADAVVVSSGSIARSLTEQVPDANLPVVSFGPITTADARDAGLRVVAEARTKHPEAIAAAVNAALLR is encoded by the coding sequence ATGCCGACTGTGGTGCTGCTCAGCGACGGGGATTGGGTAGAGCCCACCCGGGCGCTGCTTGAACGCGATGGGGTTGCGGTCGAGGTGATCCCGCTGATTGGTTTTGTTGCGGGGGATGCGGCCGGGATGATGACCGCCGCCGAACAGCTGCGGCGCGGCGCGTTTCAGTGGCTCGTGGTGACTAGCCCTCGAGCCGTGCATGCGCTGGCTGCTGCCGCCGGATCGTTGACCGTACCGGAACAAACTCGCGTTGCGACCGTCGGTGACGCCACGGCTGAGGCGCTCGCGCAGTATGGAGTGGCGACCGATTTTGTGCCGACCGAACACACTGCGCGGGCATTGGTGGCACAGTGGCCCGATGATCGCAATCGGCTGTGTGTGCTGTGGCCGCATTCTGAAATCGCCCGGCCCACGGTGCGCGATGGCATGCTCGCGATCGGTGCCGCGCTTACCGACGTGATCGCATACCGCACGGTGCCGCGCGAACTTACGGCGCAGCAGCGGGCGACGATTACGGCGGCGGATGCGGTGGTTGTCTCCTCGGGGTCGATCGCGCGTTCGCTCACCGAGCAGGTGCCGGATGCGAACCTGCCGGTGGTCTCGTTTGGGCCGATCACCACTGCGGATGCTCGGGATGCGGGGCTGCGCGTGGTGGCCGAGGCGCGAACGAAGCATCCCGAGGCGATTGCCGCCGCCGTCAATGCGGCGCTGCTGCGGTAG
- the hemB gene encoding porphobilinogen synthase: protein MIEPMRRPRRLRATSAIRQQVRETRVHPNELILPAFVREGIDSSVDITSLPGVQQHTLDSLRRLSVECAEAGLGGIMLFGIPAVRDAHGSAATDPNGILNRAIEAVAEEVGDAITVQADLCLDEFTDHGHCGILDDRGRVDNDATLQRYAEMAVVQAEAGAQIIGMSGMMDGQITVAREALDGAGHKDAILLAYSAKYASAFYGPFREAVDSQLQGDRRSYQMDPANRREGLHEVLLDVEEGADIVMVKPAMSYLDVLADAAAESIVPVWAYQVSGEFAMIEAAARNGWIDRERAIDESIVSIRRAGADAVLTYFALEYAKTLRS, encoded by the coding sequence ATGATCGAACCGATGCGCCGCCCGCGCCGCCTGCGCGCCACATCCGCTATCCGCCAACAAGTCCGCGAAACCCGCGTGCATCCGAACGAACTGATCCTGCCCGCGTTTGTGCGCGAAGGCATCGACTCGTCGGTTGACATCACCTCGCTTCCGGGAGTGCAGCAACACACCCTGGATTCGCTGCGTCGTTTGAGCGTCGAGTGCGCCGAGGCTGGGCTCGGCGGCATCATGCTCTTTGGGATCCCGGCAGTTCGCGATGCGCACGGTAGCGCCGCAACCGACCCGAACGGCATCCTGAACCGCGCTATTGAGGCCGTGGCTGAAGAGGTGGGGGACGCGATTACGGTGCAGGCCGATCTGTGCCTGGACGAGTTCACCGACCACGGACACTGCGGCATTCTCGACGACCGGGGTCGTGTCGACAACGACGCCACGCTGCAGCGGTACGCCGAGATGGCGGTGGTGCAGGCTGAGGCTGGCGCGCAGATCATCGGTATGTCGGGGATGATGGACGGCCAGATCACCGTGGCGCGCGAGGCGCTGGATGGGGCCGGCCACAAGGATGCGATCCTGCTCGCATACTCGGCGAAGTATGCATCCGCGTTCTATGGACCGTTCCGTGAGGCTGTTGACTCGCAGCTGCAGGGCGACCGTCGTAGCTACCAGATGGACCCCGCGAATCGGCGCGAGGGCTTGCACGAGGTGCTGCTCGATGTGGAGGAGGGCGCCGATATCGTCATGGTGAAACCGGCGATGAGCTACCTTGATGTGCTTGCGGATGCGGCGGCGGAGTCGATCGTGCCGGTTTGGGCATACCAGGTGTCCGGTGAGTTCGCGATGATCGAGGCGGCGGCTCGCAACGGTTGGATCGATCGTGAGCGGGCGATCGACGAGTCGATTGTGTCGATTCGTCGCGCCGGTGCGGATGCAGTGCTCACCTATTTCGCGCTCGAATACGCGAAGACGCTGCGTTCGTAG
- the hemC gene encoding hydroxymethylbilane synthase — protein MSDTLRIGTRGSKLAVAQTTQIAERIAEAAGCDYEVVRVSTHGDVNRASLREIGGQGVFATELRAALLGGTVDLAVHSLKDLPTMPAPGLVLAAHPERANPRDVLVARDGLRLAELPAGARVGTGSPRRFAQLRRARPDLKVVDIRGNIDTRIGYVTSGELDAVVLAAAGLERFDREQVITDVLPIEEFPTAPGQGALAVEAREGYLLDALAAVDCQATRTAVEAERAVLNGLDAGCQAPVGVHAQVDGTTLAVHAQVYGVDAGVVRICETRVSGTVALPQPALGALTARPIASDDVLALARRAVDELLAQGADRLIAQ, from the coding sequence GTGAGTGACACGCTGCGGATCGGCACCCGCGGATCGAAACTCGCGGTCGCTCAAACCACCCAAATTGCCGAGCGCATTGCCGAGGCAGCGGGATGCGACTACGAGGTCGTGCGGGTATCAACCCACGGCGACGTCAACCGCGCATCACTGCGCGAAATCGGCGGCCAGGGCGTATTCGCCACCGAATTGCGCGCAGCGCTCCTCGGCGGCACCGTCGACCTCGCCGTGCACTCACTGAAAGACCTGCCGACCATGCCAGCCCCCGGACTGGTGCTCGCCGCGCATCCCGAACGCGCAAACCCTCGCGATGTGCTCGTCGCCCGTGACGGCCTTCGCTTAGCCGAGCTGCCTGCGGGTGCGCGCGTCGGCACCGGATCGCCGCGTCGATTCGCGCAGCTGCGGCGCGCCCGCCCCGACCTAAAGGTCGTCGACATCCGCGGCAATATCGACACTCGCATCGGATACGTCACCTCGGGCGAGCTGGATGCGGTCGTACTGGCCGCAGCGGGACTGGAACGATTCGATCGCGAACAGGTCATCACCGATGTGCTGCCGATCGAGGAGTTTCCCACCGCGCCGGGGCAGGGGGCGCTCGCGGTTGAGGCGCGCGAAGGCTACCTGCTGGATGCCCTTGCGGCCGTGGACTGCCAGGCCACCCGAACCGCGGTTGAAGCCGAACGCGCCGTGCTCAACGGTCTTGACGCCGGCTGTCAGGCGCCGGTGGGTGTGCACGCGCAGGTGGACGGTACGACACTTGCGGTTCACGCGCAGGTCTACGGTGTGGATGCGGGAGTTGTGCGGATTTGTGAGACGCGCGTATCCGGTACGGTCGCCCTGCCTCAGCCCGCGCTCGGTGCGCTGACGGCGCGACCCATCGCATCCGACGACGTACTCGCCCTTGCCCGCCGTGCAGTCGACGAGCTGCTCGCGCAGGGAGCCGACCGCCTGATCGCGCAGTAG
- a CDS encoding ferrochelatase — protein sequence MAAENLGRKPSPATDAPLAEGAIVSAASPSCMAGDPWVSEATDYDGVLLASFGGPEGQDEVIPFLRNVTGGRGIPDERLEEVAVHYRHYGGVSPINEQNRQLREALETELRNRGLNLPVYWGNRNSAPFMSDAIRQAADAGAKRLLALATSAYASYSSCRQYREDFADALADQQLFGELEIDKVRQYFDHPGFVATFVAGLNDALDSLREEDPTLDLASEVEILFTTHSVPVADANRSGPDTRGFGEGGAYLAQHQAVSEVVIKDVLAERSDGLTQLNWQLVFQSRSGPPSQPWLEPDINDVIETLPAAGRRAVIVVPIGFVSDHMEVLWDLDNEASASAQAAQLAFRRTPTPGTQPAYVAGLADLIEERVHGTPKDQRPARTELGPWYDVCRAGCCENVRLGFRPAIAGLQP from the coding sequence GTGGCCGCCGAGAACCTCGGCCGCAAACCATCCCCAGCCACCGACGCGCCGCTAGCCGAGGGCGCGATCGTCTCAGCCGCATCCCCTAGCTGTATGGCCGGTGACCCCTGGGTGAGCGAAGCCACCGACTACGACGGTGTGCTGCTCGCATCCTTCGGTGGGCCCGAGGGTCAGGATGAGGTCATCCCGTTCCTGCGGAACGTCACCGGCGGTCGCGGTATCCCCGACGAGAGGCTCGAAGAAGTCGCCGTGCACTATCGCCACTACGGCGGCGTCAGCCCGATCAACGAACAGAACCGGCAGCTCCGCGAGGCGCTCGAAACCGAGCTGCGAAACCGCGGCCTCAACCTGCCCGTGTACTGGGGGAACCGCAACTCCGCGCCGTTCATGAGCGACGCAATCCGGCAGGCGGCGGATGCGGGTGCGAAGCGTCTACTCGCGCTGGCAACAAGCGCCTACGCCTCTTACTCATCCTGCCGCCAATACCGCGAAGACTTCGCCGATGCGCTCGCCGACCAGCAACTCTTTGGCGAGCTCGAGATCGACAAGGTGCGGCAATACTTCGACCACCCCGGATTCGTCGCCACGTTCGTGGCTGGGCTGAACGATGCCCTCGACTCGCTGCGCGAAGAAGACCCGACCCTGGATCTCGCATCCGAAGTCGAAATACTCTTCACGACCCACTCGGTACCGGTCGCTGACGCCAACCGCTCGGGCCCCGACACCCGCGGATTCGGTGAAGGGGGCGCCTACCTGGCACAGCACCAAGCGGTGAGCGAAGTCGTCATCAAGGATGTTCTCGCCGAACGCAGCGACGGGCTCACGCAGCTGAACTGGCAGCTCGTGTTCCAATCGCGCTCGGGTCCACCATCCCAACCGTGGCTCGAACCGGACATCAACGACGTGATCGAGACCCTGCCGGCCGCCGGGCGACGGGCCGTGATCGTTGTACCGATCGGGTTCGTCAGCGACCACATGGAAGTGCTGTGGGACCTCGACAACGAAGCCAGCGCCTCGGCGCAGGCGGCGCAGCTCGCATTCCGTCGCACGCCGACCCCCGGTACGCAACCGGCCTATGTTGCCGGGCTCGCCGACCTGATCGAAGAACGCGTGCACGGCACTCCGAAAGACCAGCGCCCCGCTCGCACCGAGCTCGGGCCCTGGTACGACGTGTGCCGTGCCGGCTGCTGCGAGAACGTGCGCCTGGGCTTCCGGCCCGCGATTGCGGGACTGCAGCCGTGA
- the hemQ gene encoding hydrogen peroxide-dependent heme synthase yields MDTSAETRSLTQYTIYSVFRRPVTTEAPANLADARTEVDQLVATFAERGVTLRGFYDVSGFRYDGDVLVWIHGENPQALQAAVRDLRNTAMFENLELVWQVAGVHVAAEFNDRHMPAFMMGKAPEQWITIYPFVRSYDWYLLPEEERSEMLREHGMLGAQFKEVLANTVASFGISDYEWMLAFEAPELIHLVDMMRALRYSEARLHVREEVPFYTGRRIETAELETALRFAAAEANH; encoded by the coding sequence ATGGATACCTCTGCTGAAACCCGTTCACTCACGCAGTACACGATCTACTCGGTCTTCCGCCGCCCGGTCACCACCGAGGCCCCGGCAAACCTCGCCGATGCGCGCACCGAAGTAGACCAGCTGGTCGCAACGTTCGCTGAACGCGGCGTAACCCTGCGCGGTTTCTACGATGTTTCCGGATTCCGCTACGACGGTGACGTGCTCGTATGGATCCACGGCGAAAACCCGCAGGCACTGCAGGCAGCCGTGCGCGATCTGCGCAACACCGCCATGTTCGAGAACCTCGAACTGGTTTGGCAGGTTGCCGGAGTGCACGTCGCCGCCGAATTCAACGACCGTCACATGCCCGCCTTCATGATGGGCAAAGCACCCGAGCAGTGGATCACCATCTACCCGTTCGTGCGCTCCTACGACTGGTACCTGCTGCCCGAAGAAGAACGCAGCGAAATGCTGCGCGAACACGGCATGCTCGGCGCACAGTTCAAGGAAGTGCTCGCCAACACGGTCGCTTCGTTCGGTATCAGCGACTACGAGTGGATGCTCGCCTTTGAGGCACCCGAACTCATCCACCTCGTCGACATGATGCGCGCCCTGCGCTACAGCGAAGCACGCCTGCACGTGCGCGAAGAAGTACCGTTCTACACCGGCCGTCGCATCGAAACCGCCGAACTAGAGACCGCCCTGCGGTTCGCCGCAGCGGAGGCGAACCACTAG
- a CDS encoding FAD-dependent oxidoreductase, translating into MRIDVIGAGPAGLIAARRAAQLGAQVRLFDRGEPGGMIQPEALLDGCTIDIGAEAFAVRGGAVAALIDELGLTDEVVAPRPLPSWGYANGRAYPMPRGGFMGIPSDADAVAHVLSERAIAAVRAEQSLDAHVGSEATTLAELIRARYDDEVLERLVAPVSRGVYSIDPHDVDLNAVLPGIATEIANHGSLTAVIGARRSNATPGALVNTVRGGMHRVIAALVRECTQLGVTIHTNTEITELPNRDAADAVIVTVTPSAKFPWLRELAHTSGITAQRDAIEAAQLAASDTVAAEVVALVVTSPELDDHPRGTGVLVAASDAAGASGHTVRAKALTHASAKWQWLAEAAAPQHIVRLSYGPARGASTSAQPLTAAMADDELLTLARADATELLGVSQLEIVAHGRRIWRMPAPPTRVGRPALLEQVRRAIAAQDANPRVYACGTWIDGTGLATVVPRAIATAEAAVAGTPAGH; encoded by the coding sequence ATGCGCATCGACGTCATTGGAGCAGGACCGGCAGGGCTGATCGCCGCCCGACGCGCGGCACAGCTTGGCGCACAGGTGCGGCTCTTCGATCGCGGCGAACCCGGCGGCATGATCCAACCGGAGGCACTGCTCGACGGATGCACAATCGACATCGGCGCCGAAGCATTCGCCGTGCGTGGCGGAGCGGTCGCAGCACTCATCGATGAGCTCGGACTCACCGATGAGGTCGTCGCCCCGCGCCCACTGCCGAGCTGGGGATACGCAAACGGTCGCGCCTATCCCATGCCCCGAGGCGGTTTTATGGGGATTCCGAGCGATGCGGATGCAGTCGCGCACGTCCTCAGTGAACGCGCAATCGCCGCAGTGCGCGCCGAGCAGAGCCTTGACGCGCACGTCGGCAGTGAGGCAACCACCCTCGCCGAACTCATCCGCGCCCGGTACGACGATGAAGTGCTCGAACGCCTGGTCGCGCCCGTCAGCCGCGGCGTGTACTCAATCGACCCGCACGATGTCGACCTCAACGCGGTCCTCCCCGGCATCGCCACCGAGATCGCAAACCACGGCTCGCTCACCGCGGTTATCGGCGCCCGCCGCAGCAACGCCACCCCCGGTGCGCTCGTAAACACGGTGCGCGGCGGTATGCACCGGGTAATTGCTGCCCTCGTGCGCGAGTGCACACAGCTCGGCGTCACCATCCACACCAACACCGAAATCACCGAATTGCCGAATCGTGACGCAGCGGATGCGGTCATCGTCACCGTCACCCCGAGCGCGAAGTTCCCGTGGCTGCGCGAGCTCGCCCACACATCCGGGATTACTGCCCAACGCGACGCCATCGAAGCAGCCCAACTCGCCGCATCCGACACCGTTGCCGCCGAAGTCGTCGCGCTCGTGGTCACTTCCCCCGAACTCGACGACCACCCGCGCGGCACCGGCGTGCTCGTCGCCGCCAGTGATGCTGCCGGTGCGAGTGGCCACACCGTGCGCGCGAAAGCCCTCACGCATGCCAGCGCGAAGTGGCAGTGGCTGGCTGAGGCAGCAGCGCCACAGCACATCGTTCGCCTGTCATACGGTCCAGCACGCGGCGCAAGCACGAGCGCGCAACCGCTCACCGCGGCGATGGCCGACGACGAACTGCTCACCCTAGCCCGCGCCGATGCGACCGAACTCCTCGGCGTCTCGCAACTCGAAATCGTCGCCCACGGCAGGCGTATCTGGCGAATGCCCGCCCCACCCACGCGCGTCGGCCGCCCGGCACTACTCGAACAGGTACGCAGGGCAATAGCGGCACAGGATGCGAACCCGCGCGTGTACGCCTGCGGCACCTGGATCGACGGCACGGGATTGGCCACCGTGGTGCCGCGCGCGATCGCTACCGCCGAAGCCGCCGTGGCCGGAACCCCAGCCGGACACTAG
- a CDS encoding glutamyl-tRNA reductase: MLVCLSANHRSAGFSLLERLSSVPVTALEAVLRDATGVAGAVVLSTCNRIELYLQVTDADAVDALFAPLSQASGIGEEELRGGMRVVGNDEVPAYLFAVSSGLESVVVGEAEIGGQVRRAYQHAREAGLTTSTLDELFRTAAETSKGVRATTDLTASGRSLVSLALDLAASQISDWSAAKVLLIGTGAYAGASLKALQERGVGTVSVYSPSQREHTLGERYRIVPVTRNEFNEVLATADVVVTCTSSDQYVIDFDLLRNTRLSTGSSTSKLIIDLGLPRNVDPLVGKLDGVDVLDLETLRLHAPMEQLDTADLARCIVARAALEFDEARAEQRVSDAIIRFRRHMSEQLEAEIARYAKSEETAIAMRKLGGALMHGPTMRAKQLAREGRAEEAEAALDLLFGEQAVCPAMPATTAAIQTLDSK; the protein is encoded by the coding sequence ATGCTGGTGTGTCTGAGTGCAAACCATCGCAGCGCTGGTTTTTCGCTACTGGAACGGCTGTCTTCGGTTCCAGTTACCGCCCTCGAGGCGGTACTTCGCGATGCTACGGGCGTCGCCGGCGCGGTCGTGCTCTCGACCTGTAACCGCATCGAGCTGTACCTGCAGGTAACGGATGCGGATGCGGTTGACGCGCTGTTCGCGCCACTGTCGCAGGCGAGCGGTATCGGCGAGGAGGAACTGCGCGGCGGGATGCGCGTAGTCGGTAATGACGAGGTACCCGCGTATTTGTTCGCGGTGTCCTCGGGGCTCGAGTCTGTGGTCGTCGGTGAGGCTGAGATCGGCGGTCAGGTGCGTCGCGCCTATCAGCACGCCCGTGAGGCCGGGCTTACCACCAGCACGCTCGACGAGCTTTTCCGCACCGCGGCCGAAACGTCGAAGGGAGTGCGCGCAACCACCGATCTGACCGCATCCGGCCGCTCACTGGTGAGCCTGGCGTTAGACTTGGCGGCATCACAGATCTCAGACTGGTCGGCGGCGAAGGTGTTGTTGATCGGTACCGGCGCATATGCGGGGGCCTCGTTGAAGGCACTGCAGGAGCGCGGTGTGGGCACGGTTTCGGTGTATTCACCGTCGCAGCGTGAGCACACGCTCGGCGAGCGCTACCGCATCGTGCCGGTGACGCGCAATGAGTTCAATGAGGTGCTGGCCACGGCGGATGTGGTGGTGACCTGTACGAGCTCCGATCAGTATGTGATCGATTTCGACCTGCTGCGCAATACTCGCCTGTCGACCGGGTCCTCGACGAGCAAGCTGATTATTGACCTGGGTCTGCCGCGCAATGTTGATCCGCTCGTGGGCAAACTCGACGGTGTCGATGTGCTCGACCTTGAGACCTTACGCTTGCACGCACCGATGGAGCAGCTGGATACTGCCGATTTGGCGCGCTGTATTGTGGCGCGCGCTGCGCTCGAGTTTGATGAGGCGCGTGCAGAGCAGCGGGTATCGGATGCGATCATCCGGTTCCGCAGGCACATGTCTGAGCAGCTCGAAGCCGAGATCGCGCGCTACGCCAAATCAGAAGAGACCGCAATCGCGATGCGCAAACTCGGTGGCGCGCTGATGCACGGTCCGACGATGCGCGCGAAGCAATTGGCTCGTGAGGGGCGCGCTGAAGAGGCCGAGGCGGCGCTTGATTTGCTCTTCGGTGAGCAGGCCGTGTGCCCGGCGATGCCGGCGACTACGGCGGCGATTCAAACGCTCGATTCGAAGTAG
- the hemE gene encoding uroporphyrinogen decarboxylase: MTVLPADHPLNTRTASSPLVQASRGNRSETLPVWFMRQAGRSLPEYLKVREGIPMLESCLRPELASEITLQPVRRHGVDAAVFFSDIVVPLKLLGVAVDIVPGRGPVFAGPIRTPDEIREFARRVRAETTPEIFAPITEAVRLTVAELGDIPLIGFAGAPFTLAAYMVEGGPSKDHLRARALMRAQPEAWRDLAAAIGELSAAFLEAQILAGASVVQLFDSWAGSLSREVYRTAVAPSSAIALRRAAEFTAADGERVRAIHFGVGTAELLRDMHETGGDVQGVDDRIPLDEAIARLGGTVPVQGNIDPAALFAGDTALHDHARDVVRRGYAAPAHIVNLGHGVPPETDPTVLTRLVEFIHTLPANAPQA, from the coding sequence ATGACTGTTCTGCCAGCCGATCACCCGCTCAATACCCGCACCGCCTCATCCCCGCTGGTGCAAGCATCCCGCGGTAACCGCAGCGAAACGCTGCCGGTGTGGTTTATGCGACAGGCTGGCCGTTCGCTACCCGAATACCTGAAGGTGCGCGAAGGCATCCCGATGCTCGAGAGCTGTCTGCGCCCCGAGCTTGCCAGCGAGATCACGCTGCAGCCGGTTCGCCGCCACGGTGTGGATGCGGCGGTGTTCTTCAGCGACATTGTGGTGCCGCTAAAGCTGCTCGGTGTTGCAGTGGATATCGTGCCCGGACGCGGTCCGGTGTTCGCGGGCCCCATCCGCACGCCGGATGAGATCCGCGAGTTCGCGCGCCGGGTGCGCGCCGAAACGACGCCGGAGATCTTCGCGCCGATTACCGAAGCGGTACGTCTAACCGTCGCCGAGCTGGGCGACATCCCGCTGATCGGATTTGCCGGAGCACCGTTCACGCTCGCCGCGTACATGGTGGAAGGTGGCCCGTCCAAGGACCACCTGCGTGCCCGCGCCCTGATGCGCGCACAGCCGGAGGCATGGCGCGACCTCGCCGCCGCTATCGGTGAACTATCAGCCGCGTTCCTGGAAGCCCAAATCCTCGCCGGTGCGTCCGTTGTGCAGCTGTTCGACTCCTGGGCCGGCTCGCTCTCGCGCGAGGTGTACCGCACCGCCGTCGCCCCATCCAGCGCCATCGCGCTACGCCGCGCCGCCGAATTCACCGCCGCGGACGGCGAACGAGTACGCGCCATCCACTTCGGTGTCGGCACGGCCGAACTACTGCGCGATATGCACGAAACTGGCGGCGACGTACAGGGCGTCGATGACCGCATCCCGCTCGACGAGGCAATCGCACGCCTGGGCGGCACCGTGCCCGTACAGGGCAATATCGACCCGGCCGCCCTCTTCGCCGGCGATACGGCCCTCCACGACCATGCCCGAGACGTCGTGCGCCGCGGCTACGCCGCCCCCGCACACATCGTCAACCTCGGCCACGGGGTGCCACCGGAAACCGACCCGACCGTGCTCACCCGACTCGTCGAGTTCATCCACACCCTGCCCGCCAACGCACCGCAGGCGTAA
- a CDS encoding pyridoxamine 5'-phosphate oxidase family protein yields the protein MNDYDEAIEVLSEPEALELLACQHLGRLVERVGERVEIFPINYVVDGDRLIFRTAPGTKLAGIVAADEILVETDRVTNHEAWSVIARGHASILEREDELARAEQLDLRPLIPTVKRVFVAITVDSITGRRFHRGEEPEALPETIA from the coding sequence ATGAACGACTACGACGAGGCCATCGAAGTACTGAGCGAACCGGAAGCGCTCGAGCTGCTCGCGTGCCAACACCTGGGCAGACTCGTTGAACGAGTGGGGGAGCGAGTCGAGATCTTCCCAATCAACTACGTCGTTGACGGCGACCGACTGATCTTCCGCACCGCGCCGGGCACCAAACTGGCCGGCATCGTCGCAGCGGATGAAATTCTCGTTGAAACAGACCGGGTCACCAACCACGAGGCATGGAGCGTCATCGCGCGCGGACACGCAAGCATTCTTGAGCGTGAGGATGAGCTCGCTCGCGCTGAGCAATTGGACTTGCGTCCGCTCATCCCCACGGTCAAGCGGGTATTCGTAGCAATCACTGTCGACTCGATTACCGGGCGCCGGTTCCACCGCGGTGAAGAACCCGAAGCACTCCCCGAAACCATCGCCTAA
- a CDS encoding ABC transporter permease, with the protein MSTKRTDSRSVLRRDDLLRLGWQGLRMHPIRAMLSALGIAIGIAAMIAVVGISLSSQAKIQERLASLGTNMLTVEAGKSLSGDSTELPADSAARITRIEGVTQVGWIGDLPNTPVYRNAMIDPSATNGITTAVTDTQLLDATSSEMDRGSWFNDATMQYPTTVLGARTAERLGIASPGGTVNIGGQNHTVLGILKPSLLAPQLDTKALVGAPHAKTQFGFTGSPTTLYERSADDAVESVRELIPGTVNPKSPNEVGVSRPSDTLAAQHAVDAAFTGILVGMGSIALLVGGIGVANTMVITVLERRREIGLRRALGATRGHIRKQFLVETVMLAACGGAAGVLLGLGCTTIVAFANGWSPTVPPLIVLLSGAVTIVVGAIAGTLPAIKAAKVSPTEALAT; encoded by the coding sequence ATGTCGACTAAGCGCACCGATTCGAGGTCCGTACTGCGTCGCGACGACTTACTCCGACTTGGCTGGCAAGGCCTGCGGATGCATCCCATCCGGGCCATGCTCTCCGCGCTCGGCATTGCCATCGGTATCGCCGCGATGATTGCCGTGGTCGGTATTTCGCTGTCGAGCCAGGCGAAGATTCAGGAGCGGCTCGCGTCGCTCGGCACCAATATGCTGACCGTGGAGGCGGGTAAGTCGTTGAGCGGTGACTCCACCGAGCTACCGGCCGACTCTGCCGCTCGGATCACCCGGATTGAGGGGGTCACCCAGGTTGGCTGGATCGGCGATCTGCCGAACACACCGGTGTATCGAAACGCGATGATTGACCCGAGTGCGACGAACGGGATCACGACTGCGGTGACCGATACGCAGCTGTTGGACGCGACCTCAAGCGAGATGGATCGCGGCAGTTGGTTCAACGATGCCACGATGCAGTACCCGACCACGGTGCTCGGCGCCCGCACTGCCGAGCGCCTGGGGATCGCATCCCCCGGCGGAACCGTAAACATTGGCGGGCAGAACCACACGGTGCTTGGCATCCTGAAACCGTCACTGCTGGCGCCGCAGCTGGACACGAAGGCGTTGGTTGGCGCACCGCATGCGAAGACCCAGTTTGGCTTTACCGGCTCGCCGACCACACTGTACGAGCGATCCGCCGATGACGCCGTGGAGTCGGTGCGTGAACTCATCCCGGGGACCGTCAACCCGAAGTCGCCGAATGAGGTGGGGGTGAGTCGGCCGTCGGATACGCTCGCTGCGCAGCACGCCGTTGATGCTGCGTTCACCGGCATTCTGGTTGGCATGGGGTCGATTGCGCTGCTCGTTGGTGGGATCGGCGTCGCCAACACCATGGTGATTACGGTGCTTGAACGGCGTCGCGAGATCGGCCTGCGGCGGGCGCTCGGGGCGACCAGGGGCCATATCCGCAAGCAATTTCTTGTTGAGACGGTGATGCTTGCCGCCTGCGGTGGGGCTGCGGGCGTGCTGCTGGGGCTTGGATGTACCACGATCGTCGCGTTCGCGAACGGGTGGTCGCCGACCGTGCCGCCGCTGATCGTCTTGCTGAGCGGTGCCGTCACCATCGTCGTCGGCGCAATCGCCGGAACACTACCTGCGATCAAGGCAGCTAAGGTCTCACCGACCGAGGCGCTGGCAACCTAG